One Rosa chinensis cultivar Old Blush chromosome 5, RchiOBHm-V2, whole genome shotgun sequence genomic region harbors:
- the LOC112203350 gene encoding uncharacterized protein LOC112203350 — translation MLVYAKFLKDLCTHKRKIKNDERFEICEEVSAILQRRIPPKLKDLGSFNISCTIGEKVFDRALMDLGSSVNIISFETFRKLDLGPIKATPIYLQLADRSIIRAMGVVEDVLIKVDKFYLPADLVVLDMDDEPHCDKDIPIILGRPFMATAGIKINVQNGTIKMKVLGEKVLLKRLEPIYPPDVVKSVFSINLVKGNEAKRDRIFGPLNQVPHYNQEPLVSNSLLAKCLQFLLLMR, via the coding sequence ATGCTGGTTTATGCAAAATTTCTAAAGGACTTGTGCACCCATAAGAGGAAGATAAAGAATGATGAGCGGTTTGAAATTTGTGAGGAGGTTAGTGCTATCTTGCAAAGACGGATTCCCCCAAAACTCAAGGATCTGGGGAGCTTCAATATCTCTTGCACTATTGGAGAGAAAGTCTTTGATAGAGCTTTGATGGACCTTGGTTCAAGTGTTAACATTATTTCTTTTGAGACTTTTCGGAAACTTGACCTTGGGCCTATTAAAGCCACTCCTATATATTTGCAACTTGCGGACCGGAGCATCATTAGAGCCATGGGTGTTGTTGAAGATGTATTGATCAAAGTTGACAAGTTCTACTTACCGGCGGATTTGGTGGTATTAGATATGGATGATGAGCCTCATTGTGACAAGGACATACCTATCATTCTTGGTAGACCTTTTATGGCGACTGCGGGGATAAAAATTAATGTTCAAAACGGCACTATCAAAATGAAGGTATTGGGCGAAAAAGTATTACTCAAGAGGCTTGAACCCATTTACCCTCCGGATGTGGTAAAAAGTGTGTTTTCTATTAACTTGGTCAAGGGCAATGAAGCAAAGAGAGATAGAATTTTTGGCCCATTGAACCAAGTCCCACACTACAACCAAGAGCCATTAGTTTCtaattctctccttgccaagtGTTTGCAATTTCTACTCTTGATGAGATAA